The DNA window GGCGGTTGCAGGCTGGGCCATGCTGGCGTTCGTGCTCAGCTACGGAGTGCAGTTTCTGACCCTCACCATCCTGCGGCGCTCCGCGCTCAGCTGGATCGCGGGCCCGCTGGCCATCGGTGCCGGCAACCGCAACATCGCGCTCTTTCTGGTGGCGCTGCCCGCCGAGACGATCGCGCCGCTGATGGTCTTTGTCGGCTGCTGGCAGCTGCCGATGTATCTGACGCCGGTGCTCCTCCGGCGGCTCTATCTGGGAAGGCCGGTTCATGAGTGACTATCCGATCATCCGGACGGTGGGCCTGTCGGGCATCCTCGTCACTTTCGCGGGCGCGATGGACGATCACGCCAACCGCGTGGCGCTTGCGTTCCGCGCCGCAGTGGAGGCTGAAGCCTGGCCGGAGGTCTCCGAGACCAGCATGTCGCTGGTCTCGGTGTTTGTGGTCACCGATCTGGTCACATATCCCGCAGAGGAGATCATCGCGCGGCTTCAGGATCTGCTGGATGCGCGCGACTGGAGCGATCCCGCGCTGCCCGAGGGACGCACCCTCTGGCATGTGCCCACGGTTTACGGCACCGATCTGGCCCCGCAGCTTGAGGAGGCCGCAAAAGCCGTCGGCATCGACCCTGATGAGGCCATCCGGCAGCTTTCAGCCTCACGCGTGCGGGTGCTGACCATCGGCTTTTCGCCCGGCCAGCCCTATCTGGGGCAGCTTGATGCGCAATGGAACATCCCGCGCCAGCAGGATCTGACCAAAAGCGTGCCCTCCGGGGCGCTGGTGCTGGCGATCCGGCAGATGTGCCTTTTCACCAATGCCACGCCTACCGGCTGGCGGCACGTCGGACAGACCGCATTCCGGACATTCAGCCAGCAGAGCGACGCGCCCTTTGCGCTCTCGCCCGGTGACGAGCTGATCTTTCCGTCGGTCAGCGCGGCGGAGCTGGAAAAGATCCGCGCGGGCAGCACCGCGTCCTTTGGTGGCGCGGACAGGGAGGTGA is part of the Roseobacter ponti genome and encodes:
- a CDS encoding 5-oxoprolinase subunit B family protein, producing the protein MSDYPIIRTVGLSGILVTFAGAMDDHANRVALAFRAAVEAEAWPEVSETSMSLVSVFVVTDLVTYPAEEIIARLQDLLDARDWSDPALPEGRTLWHVPTVYGTDLAPQLEEAAKAVGIDPDEAIRQLSASRVRVLTIGFSPGQPYLGQLDAQWNIPRQQDLTKSVPSGALVLAIRQMCLFTNATPTGWRHVGQTAFRTFSQQSDAPFALSPGDELIFPSVSAAELEKIRAGSTASFGGADREVIA